A genomic region of Micromonospora sp. NBRC 110009 contains the following coding sequences:
- a CDS encoding DUF6232 family protein — protein MALYYRDDAIQVTSEAIHAGGHVVALADVTYVWHARGATTLAVRGRVLGRGVLVLLLSLPPLVALVCVLSLAWAAQDRGDWKLALIILAAFVIVGLALTPFLELPLGWLDRSYERGSRVHELWVQHHGREVMLLRTPDALRFGQIYRAVQRAIEQQAERRP, from the coding sequence ATGGCCCTCTATTACCGGGACGACGCGATACAGGTCACCTCCGAGGCCATCCACGCCGGCGGGCACGTCGTCGCCCTCGCCGACGTCACGTACGTCTGGCACGCACGCGGCGCGACCACCCTGGCCGTCCGGGGTCGGGTCCTCGGCCGGGGCGTGCTGGTCCTGCTCCTCTCGCTGCCGCCGCTGGTCGCCCTGGTCTGTGTGCTCTCGCTGGCCTGGGCCGCGCAGGACCGGGGCGACTGGAAGCTGGCCCTGATCATCCTGGCCGCCTTCGTGATCGTCGGGCTGGCCCTGACCCCGTTCCTCGAACTGCCGCTGGGCTGGCTGGACCGCTCCTACGAACGCGGCAGCCGGGTGCACGAGCTGTGGGTGCAGCACCACGGCCGGGAGGTGATGCTGCTGCGTACCCCCGACGCCCTCCGGTTCGGGCAGATCTACCGGGCCGTGCAGCGCGCGATCGAGCAGCAGGCAGAGCGTCGGCCATGA
- a CDS encoding rhodanese-like domain-containing protein, with protein sequence MTFSVPPADPATAAAHFHARLSFETDVSDVHAALEAATPGLVVVDSRGDAAWRQGHLPGAVHLPTAEIAARAADVVPAGSTVVTYCWGPGCNGATRAALEFARLGWPVKEMLGGFEYWAREGLPVVTPEGTVRRRVDELTAPRSAVVCDC encoded by the coding sequence ATGACGTTCTCCGTACCGCCGGCGGACCCGGCGACCGCCGCCGCCCACTTCCACGCCCGACTCAGCTTCGAGACCGACGTCAGCGACGTGCACGCCGCGCTGGAGGCGGCGACGCCGGGGCTGGTCGTGGTCGACTCCCGGGGCGACGCGGCCTGGCGACAGGGGCACCTGCCGGGCGCCGTGCACCTGCCCACCGCCGAGATCGCCGCCCGGGCCGCCGACGTGGTGCCGGCCGGGTCGACGGTGGTGACGTACTGCTGGGGGCCGGGCTGCAACGGGGCGACCCGGGCCGCGCTGGAGTTCGCCCGGCTGGGCTGGCCGGTGAAGGAGATGCTCGGCGGCTTCGAGTACTGGGCCCGCGAGGGGCTGCCGGTGGTCACCCCGGAGGGGACGGTGCGCCGCCGGGTGGACGAGCTGACCGCGCCGCGCTCGGCCGTGGTCTGCGACTGCTGA
- the ftrA gene encoding transcriptional regulator FtrA, with translation MAPVDRTVAVLAYPGMSVFETGIVTEVFGLPRPELEVDWYRLTVCAERPGPVPVVGGATLHTPYGLETLAGAGTVILPGVPDVTADPSPELVAALRRAHRRGARLMSICSGAFALAGAGLLDGRRATTHWRYADLLARRHPAVTVDPDVLYLDDGDLLTSAGSAAGLDLCVHVVRRDFGAAVANAVARRLVIPPHRDGGQAQFIEAAVSVDPDDDRIAESMAWAVRHLAEPLTVAALARQAHMSTRSYLRHFARATGASPIRWLIDQRVRASLPLLETTDAPVAEIAAAVGFDSPVTHRHHFGRAMRTSPSAYRRAFRAGAA, from the coding sequence ATGGCTCCCGTCGACCGGACCGTGGCGGTGCTCGCGTACCCGGGGATGTCGGTGTTCGAGACCGGCATCGTGACCGAGGTGTTCGGGCTGCCCCGGCCCGAGCTGGAGGTCGACTGGTACCGGCTCACCGTCTGCGCGGAACGGCCCGGGCCGGTGCCGGTGGTCGGCGGCGCCACCCTGCACACCCCGTACGGCCTGGAGACGCTGGCCGGGGCCGGCACGGTGATCCTGCCCGGGGTGCCCGACGTGACCGCCGACCCGTCGCCGGAACTGGTGGCCGCGCTGCGCCGGGCGCACCGCCGGGGCGCGCGGCTGATGTCGATCTGCTCCGGCGCGTTCGCGCTGGCCGGGGCGGGCCTGCTCGACGGCCGGCGGGCCACCACCCACTGGCGGTACGCGGACCTGCTGGCCCGCCGCCACCCGGCGGTCACCGTCGACCCGGACGTGCTCTACCTCGACGACGGGGACCTGCTGACCAGCGCCGGCAGCGCCGCCGGCCTGGACCTCTGCGTGCACGTGGTCCGCCGCGACTTCGGCGCGGCGGTCGCCAACGCGGTCGCCCGCCGGCTGGTGATCCCGCCGCACCGCGACGGCGGGCAGGCGCAGTTCATCGAGGCGGCGGTGAGCGTCGACCCGGACGACGACCGGATCGCCGAAAGCATGGCCTGGGCGGTGCGGCACCTGGCCGAGCCGCTGACCGTGGCGGCGCTCGCCCGGCAGGCCCACATGTCGACCCGCAGCTACCTGCGGCACTTCGCCCGGGCCACCGGGGCCAGCCCGATCCGCTGGCTGATCGACCAGCGGGTCCGGGCCAGCCTGCCGCTGTTGGAGACGACCGACGCGCCGGTGGCGGAGATCGCCGCGGCGGTGGGCTTCGACAGCCCGGTCACCCACCGGCACCACTTCGGTCGGGCGATGCGGACCTCGCCGTCGGCGTACCGGCGGGCGTTCCGGGCCGGCGCGGCCTGA